The Bacteroidota bacterium genome window below encodes:
- the dnaK gene encoding molecular chaperone DnaK, translating into MRKVIGIDLGTTNSCVSVMEGNEPVVIPNSEGRRTTPSIVAFLDNGERKVGDPAKRQAITNPKNTISSIKRFMGETFDRVTKEKDRVPYEVVKGDNNTPRVKIGDRMYTPQEISALVLQKMKKTAEEYLGYEVSEAVITVPAYFNDSQRQATKEAGEIAGLKVLRIINEPTAAALAYGLDKDKKDEKIAVFDLGGGTFDISVLELGDGVFEVKSTNGDTHLGGDDFDQKIIDWLADEFKKDEGIDLRRDPMALQRLKEAAEKAKIELSSSAQTEINLPYIMPVDGIPKHLVKTLTRAKFEQICDDLIRRTLEPCKKALADAGMNPSDIQEVILVGGSTRIPAIQQLVEKFFGKTPHKGVNPDEVVAIGAAIQGAVLTGEVKDVLLLDVTPLSLGIETMGGVMTRLIESNTTIPSKKSETFSTASDNQPSVEIHVLQGERPMAKDNRTIGRFHLDGIPPAPRGIPQIEVIFDIDANGLLHVTAKDKATGKSQNIRIEASSGLSDEEIKKMKAEAEANAETDKKVKEETEKVNQADTMIFQTEKQLKDYSDKLPADKKEAIEKALNDLREAHKNRDIAAIDTTLATLNTAWQAASEDMYKATQNAGPGAEGQPSADGGSQAKTDSEVTDVDFEEVKEDKK; encoded by the coding sequence ATGAGAAAAGTAATTGGAATTGACTTAGGAACAACAAACAGCTGTGTTTCCGTAATGGAAGGAAACGAGCCTGTTGTGATCCCTAACAGTGAGGGTCGTCGTACAACACCTTCAATCGTAGCTTTCCTGGATAATGGCGAGCGTAAAGTAGGTGACCCTGCGAAACGTCAGGCCATCACTAATCCTAAAAATACGATCTCCTCGATTAAACGATTTATGGGAGAGACATTTGACCGTGTCACAAAAGAAAAAGACCGTGTTCCTTATGAAGTAGTAAAAGGCGACAATAACACACCACGTGTGAAAATTGGCGACCGTATGTATACTCCACAGGAAATTTCAGCATTGGTACTTCAGAAAATGAAGAAAACTGCTGAAGAATATCTTGGCTATGAAGTGTCAGAAGCTGTGATCACAGTTCCGGCTTATTTTAACGACAGTCAGCGCCAGGCAACTAAAGAAGCAGGTGAGATCGCAGGATTAAAAGTTCTTCGTATCATCAACGAGCCAACTGCTGCAGCGTTAGCATACGGTTTGGATAAAGATAAAAAAGATGAGAAGATCGCAGTATTCGATTTAGGTGGTGGTACTTTCGATATCTCTGTACTTGAATTAGGTGACGGAGTGTTTGAAGTGAAATCAACTAATGGTGATACTCACCTTGGTGGTGACGATTTCGATCAGAAGATCATTGACTGGTTGGCTGATGAATTCAAAAAAGATGAAGGTATCGATCTTCGTCGCGATCCAATGGCTCTTCAACGTTTGAAAGAAGCTGCGGAAAAAGCAAAGATCGAATTATCAAGTTCTGCACAGACAGAGATCAATCTGCCTTACATCATGCCGGTTGATGGAATCCCAAAACACTTAGTGAAAACACTTACACGTGCAAAGTTCGAACAGATCTGTGATGATTTGATCCGTCGTACTCTTGAGCCTTGTAAAAAAGCGTTGGCTGATGCGGGAATGAATCCTTCAGATATTCAGGAAGTAATTTTAGTAGGTGGTTCAACACGTATTCCTGCCATTCAACAATTGGTTGAAAAATTCTTCGGTAAAACACCACATAAAGGTGTGAATCCGGATGAAGTAGTTGCAATTGGTGCAGCGATTCAGGGAGCGGTATTAACAGGTGAAGTGAAAGATGTACTTCTTTTAGATGTTACTCCACTTTCATTAGGTATTGAAACAATGGGTGGTGTAATGACTCGCCTTATCGAATCAAATACTACGATCCCTTCTAAGAAAAGCGAAACATTCAGTACTGCATCTGATAACCAACCTTCGGTTGAGATCCATGTATTGCAAGGTGAACGCCCGATGGCAAAAGATAACCGTACAATTGGTCGTTTCCACTTAGATGGAATTCCACCTGCACCGCGCGGTATTCCTCAGATCGAAGTGATCTTTGATATCGATGCTAACGGTTTGTTACATGTTACAGCGAAAGACAAAGCTACAGGCAAATCTCAGAACATCAGAATTGAAGCTTCATCAGGATTAAGCGATGAAGAGATCAAGAAGATGAAAGCAGAAGCAGAAGCAAATGCTGAAACAGATAAAAAAGTAAAAGAAGAAACTGAAAAAGTAAATCAGGCTGATACAATGATCTTCCAGACTGAAAAGCAACTGAAAGATTATAGCGACAAACTTCCTGCAGATAAAAAAGAAGCAATTGAAAAAGCTTTGAACGATCTGAGAGAAGCTCACAAGAATCGTGATATCGCTGCAATCGATACAACTCTTGCTACACTGAATACAGCATGGCAGGCAGCTTCTGAAGACATGTACAAAGCAACTCAGAACGCAGGTCCTGGTGCAGAAGGTCAACCTTCAGCAGATGGCGGTTCACAAGCGAAAACCGACAGCGAAGTTACAGATGTCGATTTCGAAGAAGTGAAAGAGGATAAAAAATAA
- a CDS encoding DUF4249 family protein has protein sequence MKKIFLLSAFAALLGLFNSCSTDFDVAAPYKEIIVINGLLNPLDSVHYVHVGKAFLGEGDVFKMAQQADSTNYADILDVKLEKVRLNNVDSTFIMQRTTEIAKDSGAFGYPYQVMYKTTQKLLPDATYRIVVTNRETGVTARSTAKMLKDVTVNSPNVLLNNIIDLASNPVPYQVIYDFTTGNSFLHDFTIRFHYREISPSNVSTDKSFDWNFNEQIPDESEVKFIFQKNDFFKAVGDNIPERGPGYKIRLDSLANGKYPIEFIIAEASEDLVTHYRLQNTSGGIVLDKPSFTTVENGLGIFTGRLLHREFLFPNAVTQAAFDSSEYTRDLNFEF, from the coding sequence ATGAAAAAAATATTTCTGCTTTCAGCATTCGCCGCTCTTCTGGGTTTATTCAACAGTTGCTCAACAGATTTTGATGTTGCTGCACCTTATAAAGAGATCATAGTGATCAACGGATTGTTAAATCCTTTAGATTCAGTCCATTATGTTCATGTCGGAAAAGCATTTCTGGGAGAAGGAGATGTATTTAAAATGGCACAACAAGCTGACTCAACAAACTATGCTGATATACTTGATGTTAAGTTAGAGAAAGTAAGGTTGAACAATGTTGATTCGACTTTTATAATGCAACGAACTACCGAGATTGCAAAAGATTCCGGTGCCTTTGGATATCCATATCAAGTAATGTACAAGACAACACAGAAGCTTCTGCCCGATGCTACTTATAGAATTGTAGTTACCAATCGTGAGACAGGTGTCACTGCCCGCTCAACAGCAAAGATGCTTAAAGATGTAACTGTAAATTCACCAAATGTTTTATTGAATAACATCATTGACCTTGCATCGAATCCTGTTCCATACCAGGTTATTTATGACTTCACAACCGGTAATTCTTTTCTGCATGATTTTACTATCCGTTTTCATTACCGGGAAATAAGTCCTTCGAATGTTTCAACAGACAAAAGTTTTGATTGGAATTTCAATGAACAGATCCCCGATGAAAGTGAAGTAAAATTTATTTTCCAGAAAAATGATTTCTTTAAGGCAGTAGGAGATAATATTCCTGAACGCGGCCCTGGTTATAAGATCAGACTGGATTCGTTGGCAAACGGTAAGTATCCAATAGAATTTATTATTGCTGAAGCATCAGAGGATCTTGTTACTCACTACAGACTTCAAAATACAAGCGGCGGAATTGTATTAGATAAACCAAGTTTTACTACAGTAGAAAATGGTTTAGGAATTTTCACCGGCCGCCTGCTGCACCGTGAATTTCTCTTCCCTAATGCTGTCACTCAAGCTGCTTTCGACTCCAGTGAATACACCCGTGACCTGAATTTCGAGTTCTGA